In Spirochaetaceae bacterium, one genomic interval encodes:
- a CDS encoding DUF2277 domain-containing protein, whose product MCRNIRPLHNFAPPATREEMRAAALQYVRKVSGASKPSRANEAAFLRAVDEVASATARLLDTLVTSAPPRNRELEAAKARARSAQRFGPVASPRPQPLR is encoded by the coding sequence ATGTGCCGCAACATTCGTCCTCTGCACAATTTCGCACCGCCGGCCACGCGCGAGGAGATGCGCGCCGCCGCGCTGCAGTACGTGCGCAAGGTGTCCGGCGCCAGCAAGCCGTCGCGCGCAAACGAAGCTGCGTTCCTGCGGGCGGTGGACGAAGTAGCCTCTGCCACAGCGCGCCTGCTCGACACGCTGGTCACCAGCGCCCCGCCGCGCAACCGCGAGTTGGAGGCCGCAAAGGCCCGGGCGCGCTCGGCGCAACGCTTCGGCCCGGTCGCCAGCCCACGGCCGCAGCCTCTCCGATGA
- a CDS encoding ABC transporter substrate-binding protein codes for MRHRLLSCAGLAVGVLLAAVPLFASGEEEGAAGGGAAAMAAEGSDIIKIVGRYTVRESWLTPPTASQVGITTFQEAPMLAALVEAGELPPVEDRLPDDPMVMEPYSEVGKYGGELRVARTGPTDYGDMHRGAKTFLFRADPTLNEIIPHGAKGYTLSDDRTVLTFHLREGMKWSDGMPFTTADFMWVYDNVFLNPDIPSQAIRWSNGGELSKWEAVDDYTLRMTYAEPLTPTYLIPLLNFHRTRQGNIYSPVHYIEQFHAAFNDKAEEMAKAEGHENWIAHLRARMETAPREAYPQPKLAAWVLESRDSTGKFSVRNPYFFAVDSAGNQLPYIDTLRAIFFADKQVAILNMMQGKVDIGGRMMDPASFALYKQNEEVGGYGVREWQDTKTSRVIFMPNMNSVHEVKGPVLFDKRFRQALSLAINRQEINEFVFLGLATPAQYTVDPGAAFYDEAWAQSYAEYDPEAAKAKLDEMGMTDRDGDGWREAPGGEEFILDLRPHTSSVLGTMGDNISELARTYWEEIGIKINYKQIAQELQSQLLNANELDIVIFVSEHYMPSRLSSPPPFGGDVIIHSLEWRNFYRHQRWLDGGKQGDEPPMGTEPPPEWKQWIDDWHAWVDAADAEEFNRIGAKVWAFQAEQLPVIGTVAKAVRPIIINSRINNVPDVLPFSFESFLWVQTLPAQWYIDE; via the coding sequence ATGAGACACAGACTACTGTCGTGTGCCGGTTTGGCGGTCGGCGTCCTGCTGGCCGCGGTGCCGCTGTTTGCCAGCGGCGAAGAGGAAGGCGCCGCCGGCGGCGGCGCTGCCGCGATGGCCGCGGAAGGCAGCGACATCATCAAGATCGTTGGCCGCTACACCGTGAGGGAGAGTTGGCTCACCCCGCCGACGGCGTCGCAGGTGGGCATCACCACGTTCCAGGAGGCGCCGATGCTGGCCGCCCTGGTGGAGGCCGGCGAGTTGCCGCCGGTGGAGGACCGGCTGCCCGACGACCCGATGGTGATGGAGCCCTACTCGGAGGTGGGCAAGTACGGCGGCGAGCTGCGCGTGGCGCGCACCGGACCCACCGACTACGGCGACATGCACCGCGGCGCCAAGACGTTCCTGTTCCGCGCCGACCCGACCCTGAACGAGATCATCCCGCACGGCGCCAAGGGCTACACCTTGTCCGACGACCGCACCGTGCTCACCTTCCACCTGCGCGAGGGGATGAAGTGGTCGGACGGCATGCCGTTCACCACCGCCGACTTCATGTGGGTGTACGACAACGTGTTCCTGAACCCGGACATCCCGAGTCAGGCAATCCGCTGGTCGAACGGCGGTGAGCTGTCCAAGTGGGAGGCGGTCGACGACTACACGCTGCGCATGACCTACGCGGAGCCGCTGACACCGACCTACCTGATCCCGCTGTTGAACTTCCACCGCACCCGGCAGGGCAACATCTACTCGCCGGTGCACTACATCGAGCAGTTCCACGCCGCATTCAACGACAAGGCCGAGGAGATGGCCAAGGCGGAGGGACACGAAAACTGGATCGCTCACCTGCGCGCCCGCATGGAGACCGCGCCCAGGGAGGCGTACCCGCAGCCCAAGCTGGCCGCGTGGGTGCTGGAGAGCCGTGACTCGACCGGCAAGTTCAGCGTGCGCAACCCGTACTTCTTCGCCGTCGACTCGGCCGGCAACCAGCTTCCCTACATCGACACCCTGCGGGCGATCTTCTTCGCCGACAAGCAGGTGGCGATCCTGAACATGATGCAGGGCAAGGTGGACATCGGCGGGCGCATGATGGACCCGGCCAGTTTCGCCCTGTACAAGCAGAACGAAGAGGTGGGCGGCTACGGCGTGCGCGAGTGGCAGGACACCAAGACCAGCCGCGTCATCTTCATGCCCAACATGAACAGCGTGCACGAGGTCAAGGGGCCGGTGCTGTTCGACAAGCGGTTCCGGCAGGCGCTGTCGCTGGCCATCAACCGCCAGGAGATCAACGAGTTCGTGTTCCTGGGCCTGGCCACCCCGGCGCAGTACACGGTCGATCCGGGCGCCGCGTTCTACGACGAGGCGTGGGCACAGTCGTACGCCGAGTACGATCCGGAGGCGGCCAAGGCCAAGCTGGATGAGATGGGCATGACCGACCGCGACGGCGACGGCTGGCGCGAGGCGCCGGGCGGCGAAGAGTTCATCCTCGACCTGCGGCCCCATACCAGCTCGGTGCTCGGCACCATGGGTGACAACATCAGCGAGCTGGCCCGCACCTACTGGGAGGAGATCGGCATCAAGATCAACTACAAGCAGATCGCCCAGGAGCTGCAGTCGCAGTTGCTGAACGCCAACGAACTGGACATCGTGATCTTCGTCTCCGAGCACTACATGCCGAGCCGGCTGTCGTCGCCGCCGCCATTCGGGGGCGACGTGATCATCCACTCGCTGGAGTGGCGCAACTTCTACCGCCACCAGCGCTGGCTGGACGGTGGCAAGCAGGGTGACGAGCCGCCGATGGGCACCGAGCCGCCGCCGGAGTGGAAGCAGTGGATCGACGACTGGCACGCCTGGGTCGACGCTGCCGACGCCGAGGAGTTCAACCGCATCGGCGCCAAGGTGTGGGCGTTCCAGGCCGAGCAACTGCCGGTCATCGGCACGGTGGCCAAGGCGGTGCGGCCGATCATCATCAACAGCCGCATCAACAACGTACCGGACGTGCTGCCGTTCTCGTTCGAGAGCTTCCTCTGGGTGCAGACTCTGCCGGCCCAGTGGTACATCGACGAGTAG
- a CDS encoding ABC transporter permease → MVDYLIRRFMNMLLALIVISFLSFVIIQLPPGDYLTSYITRLRAQGELVSEEMVASLTMQYGLDKSFMGQYWKWITNFVQGDMGQSFRYQTPVNDLVWERIGLTLVISTSSLMFIWVVAFPVGIYVAVRQYSPGDYVATFFSFIGLAIPNFMLALVLMYVSFRYLRIDVGGLFSLEYQDAPWSFGKVIDLIGHLWIPTIVLGSAGTAGLVRIMRANLLDELRKLYVITARAKGLAENRIVMKYPVRVALNPFISTVGWTLPQLISGATITAVVLNLPTTGPLLIDALLAQDMFLAGSFIMLLSILTVIGTLISDLLLIVIDPRIRFEKKAG, encoded by the coding sequence ATGGTCGACTATCTGATCCGCCGGTTCATGAACATGCTCCTGGCGCTGATCGTGATCTCGTTCCTGTCGTTCGTGATCATCCAGTTGCCGCCGGGCGACTACCTGACCAGCTACATCACCCGCCTGCGCGCGCAGGGGGAGTTGGTGAGCGAGGAGATGGTGGCCAGCCTGACCATGCAGTACGGGCTCGACAAGTCGTTCATGGGCCAGTACTGGAAGTGGATCACCAACTTCGTGCAGGGCGACATGGGGCAGTCGTTCCGCTACCAGACCCCGGTCAACGACCTGGTGTGGGAGCGGATCGGGCTGACCCTGGTGATCTCGACTTCCTCCCTGATGTTCATCTGGGTCGTGGCCTTCCCGGTGGGCATCTACGTGGCGGTGCGGCAGTATTCGCCGGGCGACTACGTGGCGACGTTCTTCAGCTTCATCGGGCTGGCGATTCCCAACTTCATGCTGGCGCTGGTGCTGATGTACGTCAGCTTCCGCTACTTGCGGATCGACGTGGGCGGCCTGTTCTCGCTGGAGTACCAGGACGCTCCCTGGTCGTTCGGCAAGGTGATCGACCTGATCGGCCACCTGTGGATTCCCACCATCGTGCTCGGCTCGGCCGGCACCGCGGGGCTGGTGCGCATCATGCGCGCCAACCTGCTCGACGAGTTGCGCAAGCTGTACGTGATTACGGCGCGCGCCAAGGGGCTGGCCGAGAACCGCATCGTGATGAAGTACCCGGTGCGGGTGGCGCTCAACCCGTTCATCAGCACCGTGGGGTGGACCCTGCCGCAACTGATATCGGGCGCCACCATCACCGCGGTAGTGCTCAACCTGCCCACCACCGGCCCGCTGCTGATCGACGCGCTGCTGGCGCAGGACATGTTCCTGGCCGGCAGCTTCATCATGCTGCTGAGTATTCTCACGGTGATAGGCACGCTGATATCGGACCTGCTGCTGATCGTGATCGATCCGCGCATCCGGTTCGAGAAGAAAGCGGGCTAG